DNA from Fibrobacter sp. UWB15:
TCTTCCGTGAGCAACAAACGCCCCGTATTAACGGGGCGTGGTTGCGAGAGCGAGCGCTCGGGGGACGTACTTAGTACAATTGGGCGCGAGCGGTCTCTTAGAAATGAATCACGCGGACCTTGATGACCTTGTCGAGCTTAGAAAGCTTTTCGACGATAGAATCATCGACCTTGCTTTCCACGTCAACGAGGTTGTAGCCGATCTTGCCGTTGCTCTTGTTGCTGAAAGAAGCAATGTTGATGCCTTCGGCGCCGAACACCTTCGTGATTTCAGAAATCATGTTCGGAACGTCCTGGTTGATGACCACGACGCGGCTCTTGACGCCGGAATGCGGGTGATCGACGAGGGCCGGGAAGTTCACGGAATTGCGGACGCAGCCGTATTCGATGTAGTCCTTCAATTCTTCAACGGCCATCACGGCGCAATTTTCTTCGGCTTCTTCGGTAGAGGCACCGAGGTGCGGGAAGCAAGTCACCTTGTCGTTCTTGATGAGGTCTGCATCCGGGAAGTCGCAGAGGTAGCCCTGGAGAGAACCGGAAGCGAGCATTTCGTTCACCGGAGCCATTTCCACGATGCCGCCGCGGGCGAAGTTCATGATGTAGCTGCCCTTGAAGCCGGCGAGGTTCTTACGGTTGAGCAAGTTTTCGGTCACGCCCTTGATGAACGGAACGTGCACGGTGAGGAAGTCGGAATTTGCAATCACGGTGTCGAGGTCGGCAATTTCAACCTTGTTGGAAAGTTCGTGCATGTTGGCGGCGTTCGGATACGGTTCGTAAGCGATGACGCGCATGTTCTTCCAACGAGCATAGTTGGCAACGAGCACGCCAATCTTGCCGAGGCCAATCACGCCGAGAGTCTTACCGGCGAGTTCCATGCCGGCAAACTTCTTCTTACCGCTTTCAACGGTCTTGGCGAGGTCCGGATCATTCACGTCGAGGCCCTTGACCCATGCGGCAGCCTTGTCCACGTTACGGACGGCCATGCCGAGCACGGTCATCACGAGCTCGGCAACGGCGTTGGCGTTTGCACCCGGAGTATTGAACACGCAAATACCCTTTGCAGAAGCCTTGTCGATAGTGATGTTGTTCACGCCAGCGCCGGCGCGGGCGACAGCCAGCAGGCCATCAAAGTTGTCGGTATCAACCTGGGCGGAACGCACCAAGATGGCATCCGGATTTTCGACGGAGTCGGAAACCTGGTAGAACGAGCCAAACAGGCTCAAGCCTTTCTTGGAAATGTTGTTCATCGTCTTAATAGTTGCCATTTTTTTGTCCTTTGTTTAAGTTAAAACTTAGTTGGAAGTAGGAAGTTAGAAGTAGGAAGTTGAATAATCGCGGCTTCGCCGCCAAATTTATTCTGTCTACTTCCTACTGTCTACCGTCTACTAAATCAAGGTTCTTGCCACCTGCCTCTCTCTTTTATCAAATTCACGAGTTCCTCGATGGCGTCTTCTTCGGGGATGTTCTTCTTGACCGCGGTCTTGCCTTCGAACAGCGTAATGCGGCCGGGGCCTCCACCTACGTAGCCGAAGTCGGCATCGGCCATTTCGCCCGGGCCGTTCACGATGCAGCCCATGATGCCAATCGAAATGTCGGAGAGGTGTCCGAAGCGGGCCTTGATCTTGCCCATGACCTGCTGAATATCGTAGAGGGTGCGGCCGCAGCTGGGGCAACTGATAAAGTTCGTCTTGCTGCGGCGGCAGTAGGCGGCCTGCAGAATATCAAATGCAAGGAGCACGCTTTCCTTAGCACCCTTGTAGCCGTCGATCACGACGGCGTCGCCAAGACCGTCGGTCACGAGGCTTCCGATATCAGCGGACACGCGGAGCGTTTCACGTTCGTTGTCGTTAATCTTGGCGTAAAGCAAAATCGGGTCTTTGCGACCTGCAGCTTCGAGAGCTGCAACAAGAGCGCGCACGCCCGAAACCATCTCGGCGCCGGTATAGCAGAACACGGAACCTGCGGGCACGCTCGCCGGATTCGCAGCGAAGCCCGCGATGTCCATGGCATCCTTGAACTGCACCACGGGGGCGGCATCCAAGCTCGGCAGGGCGAATTCAGCATTGCGGCGTTCGCCGGTGAGTGCAATCGCATCGGCCTTCACGCCGACCTTCACCGGATTAGAACCACCGATTTCTACGCCCGAAACCTTCACGACTTCGGTCTCGCGGCGTTCGTAGTGGTACGGGTCTTTTTCAAGCTGCGGCACGTTGTAGGCAGTCGGTGCAGCAGGCAATGCGCAGGCCTTAATGAGTTCCTGTGCTACCGGGACTTCGGCCACCGGATCTTCAGTCAAAGAAACGCGTATCGTATCTGCCAGACCGTCAAGCAACAGTGCGCCGATGCCGGCCGCAGACTTCAAGCGTCCGTCGGCACCTGCGCCCGCTTCAGTCACGCCCACGTGGAACGGGTACGGCTTAAAGCCTTCCTGCTTAATTCGAGCGGCGAGCATGCGGTAGGCGGCAATCGCCACACGCGGATTGCTGCTCTTGAGGCTCAAGACCACCTGGTCAAAATGTTCGGCTTCGCACACGGCCAAGTATTCCATGGCGCTTTCCACCATGCCTTCGACCGTATCGCCGTAGCGGTAAATCATGCGGGCCGAGAGCGAACCGTGGTTCACGCCGATGCGGATGGCGCGACCGAGGCGCTTGGCTTCTTGCACGAACGGCGTAAAGGCTTCGGCCACCTTTTCCTTGCCTTCTTCAAAAGACTTGTCCGTCTGCTGGTCGAGCGTCAAAATGCCTGTATCGACAAAGTTACCCGGATTGATGCGGACCTTCTCGACCCACTTGAGCGCCTCGAACGCAGCCTTCGGCTGGAAGTGGATGTCGGCGGAAACCGGCACCGTGCAGCCGGCTGCTCGCACCTGCTTCATCACTTCCTCGAGTGCGGCAGCATCTGCAAATGTCGGGGCGGTAATGCGAACCAGGCCACAGCCCACCTTGGCGAGCGCCAGAGTCTCGGCCACCGTCTTCTCGACGTCCTTCGGCTTGGTGGTGGTCATGGACTGAACTAAAATGGGGGCGTTGCCCCCTATCAAAGCCTCGCCAACGCGGACTTGTACAGTTTCCCTGCGGACTGCATTAAAGCGGTCGGCTACATACGGGAATTCGCTAAACTTTGTCATGTGCCCAAAGATAGCAAATTTTATCGTTTTACGCTTCGTCTTCGCTCAAGTTGCTGTAATATTCCTCGAGCTTTTTACGGCAAGCGATAAAGCAATCCTTAAGGGAGGGGTCAAACTGCGTGCCCATTCCATCGATAATAATATTGTAAGCCTCTTCGAAAGACATTTCGGCCTTGTAGCAACGCTTCGAAACCAAGGCATCGTACACGTCGGCAATCGCCATGACGCGAGCCTCGAAGGGAATCTCGGTTCCTTTGAGTTTCTTGGGGTAACCGAATCCGTCGTAACGTTCGTGATGGTAACGGGCCACATTCTTTGCAATCTTCACAAAATCCGGGGACTCGACCACCGTCAAAAGGTTTTCCACGATCATGGCGCCCTTTTCGGGGTGTTCCTTCATTTCTTCGTATTCCTGCGGCGTAAAGCGGCCCGGTTTTCTTAAGATGCGGTCATCGATAGCGATCTTACCGATATCGTGCATCGGTGCTGCTGACACCAGGCAATCGTAGAAGAATTCGGACTGTCCCAACGTGTGGTCCTTACGCAAGTAATCCACCAGAATCTGCACGACCCTGCTGGTGCGCTTGATATGGCTTCCAGTGTTGCTGTCGCGCTTTTCCACCATATGGGCCATGCCCACCACCATTTGTTCCTGAATCGAACGAATCTGGGAATCGTTTTCCTTGAGCATCAGTTCCAGACGGACGTTGTTGGTACCCAGCATGTTGATATAGTTGTGTATGCTGGTTTCGTCTTCGATCTTGAACATATTGATTTTTTCGGAACCGGAAAGAGGAAGCTGGCGAAGTTTGATCTTGTAATACTTGCCATCCTGCTCGAAATTCTTTTCGGCTGTCACCTTGCCTTCGGCCTCTTCCTTGATCCAGGAAAGAAGCAAATGGTTCAGTTCGTGATTGTCGGGAGTGGTATGGTCGATACGGCAATTTTTTAGGTTCGGAAATGTCTCGTAACCCAACGCATTGCTACCGAGAAAACTATTGTCCGAATCGATCAGCACATAGCTGTCGACGTTCTGAGTTTCGAGCACCTGCGAAACGATTTGTTCTACGTCGTAGCGTTTGACTCGATAGCAGATATACAAGAGCGCAAACTGGTCAAACACATAGACCGCCGGCATTACAAGAGTATCGCTTTCGACGAATCTTGAAATAAAGAACGATAAAATAGAGACAGCTTCAATTGCAGAAAGAGCTACCAGGCTCTTGAAAGACACGTTTTTCTTTTTGATGAACGCGTAAACAATCAAGCTTACATTGATAATGACAAAGCCAACCATCGAACAGTTAAAGATGTCGTGGCCGATTCCGTATTCTGCAGTAAAATTGCCGACGCCGTATGTCTGTATATACTTGATGGATTTGTAATAAAGCCCGTTGTGCCCTACCGTAAACGACATTGCAAGCACAATAAACGCCAATAACATCAAGAAGTCGTGACTCCAAGTGGGGCACTTTATTTTGCATATCGAAAGGCAGGCGTTAAAAGTCAATACCGGCAAAAAAATGGAGCCCAGATAAATGACTTTATTCGAAATAATGGCTTGATCTAGGTTGGTGGAAAGAGCAAGAAATAGGTGTCCTAGGCAAGCTACAAACGAAAAGAAGAATAGTAGCGCATACGGACCGTTCTGTCTTGGATTAACGTGATAGTGCAGAAAAAAATTGAACGCTGCAACAACAGTTAATGCTGCCAAAAATAGTAATACCATAAAATAATCCCATCAGTGCCAACATCTCCGCAACCCAGTTTAAATATAAATTAAAATTTACGGCTTTAAAAGGTTGTTCAAGACAATAAGACTGATTTCTGTCTAAAATCCGTGTAAAAAATACAGCCGTCAATCTTTATGGATTGACGGCTGTATTTAATTTTTCAGAATTTGTTCTGAATTAGGCTTCAGCCGGTGCTTCAGGTGCAGCCGGAGCTTCTGCAGCAGGTGCTTCAGCGGCCGGAGCTTCTGCAGCGGGCTTCGGAGGGAGCAAAGCCTTCATGGAAAGCTTCACCTTGCCCTTCGGGTCGACACCGAGGCAGAGAACTTCGACTTCGTCACCGACGTGAACGACGTCTTCGACCTTATCGACGCGGTGGTCGGCAAGTTCGGAGATGTGCACGAGACCGTCACGACCCGGGAGGATTTCGACGAAAGCGCCAAACGGCTGGATCGTCTTGACCTTGCCCTTGTACTTGCGGCCCGGTTCGGGTTCGGCAGTGAGTTCTTCGATCATGCGGCGGCAGACTGCAGCGGCCTTGCCACTGGGAGCAGCAATGTCGATGTTGCCATCGTCGTCGATGTTGATCGTGCAACCCGTCTGAGACTGCATGCCCTTGATCACGGAGCCACCGGAACCGATGACGTCGCGGATCTTGTTGGTGGGGATGCGCATCTTGATCATGGTCGGAGCCTTCTCGGAAACCTTCGGACGCGGAGCGGCGAGGCCGAGTTCAGCCATCTTGCCCAAGATGTGGAGACGGCCCTGACGAGCCTGTTCCAGAGCTTCACGCATGAGTTCCGGCGTAATGCCGCGGATCTTGATATCCATCTGGAAGGCAGTGATACCTTCGGCAGTACCCGTCACCTTGAAGTCCATATCGCCGAGGTGGTCTTCCGTACCGGTGATGTCGGTCAAGATCTTGATCTTGCCGCCTTCCTTGACGGAACCCTTTTCGGAGATGAGGCCCATAGCGACACCTGCGACCGGAGCCTTGATAGGAACGCCAGCATCCATCAAGCTGAGGCAGCCACCGCAAACAGAGGCCATGGAAGAAGAACCGTTGGATTCCTGAATTTCGGAAACCACGCGGATGGTGTACGGGAAGTCTTCCGGCAGCGGAAGAACGGCAGCGAGAGAACGTTCGGCGAGGTGGCCGTGACCGATTTCGCGGCGGCTCATGCCGAGGCGCTTGCATTCACCCACGCAGTACGGCGGGAAGTTGTAATGCAGCATGTAGCTCTTGGAGCCTTCGCCCTGCAGGCTTTCGTAGCGCTGTTCGTCGGCCTTGGAGCCGAGCGTGCAGACCACGAGACCCTGGGTTTCACCGCGCTGGAAGATCGCAGAACCGTGAGCGCTCGGGAGAACGCCGAGTTCGATTTCGATCGGGCGGACTTCGGTCGTCGTACGGCCGTCGAGGCGCACGTCTTCGTTCAAGATCATTTCGCGCATGGCAGTGCGTTCGTAGTCGCTAAAGATTGCCTTAGCGTCTGCAACGAGAGCAGGATCCTGTTCTTCGTCCTTGCCGATGATGGCGAGAATGCGTTCGTCTTCGAGCATCTTCGCGCAGAGGTCTGCCATAGCCGGATAGAAGTCGGTCTTCACCATGTTGGAGTGGACGTCCTTGTTCAGTTCGTCCCACACGACTTCCTTCACCGTGGCGAGAAGCTTTTCGTGGGCTTCGCCAACGTGCTGCGGCTTGAGTTCCATCTTGGGCTTAGCGCAGCGGTCCACCAGTTCCTGTTGGGCCTTGCACATGAGCTTGATGGCTTCGTGACCGGCGAGAATTGCGTTGATCATCGTGTCTTCGGACACTTCGTAGGCACCGCCTTCCACCATGCAGACGGAATCTTCGGTACCGGCGACCACCAGGTCCAGATCGGCGCAGGCCATCTGTTCGTAGGTGGGCATCACGATGTTCTGACCATCGACCACGGCCACGCGTACGGCGGCAACCTGCTGTTCGAAGGGCAGTTCAGAAAGACCGATAGAAAGGGATGCTGCAGACACGCCGAGCACGTCCGGTGCAAACTTGCGGTCAGCAGACAGAACCTGCACGATCACCTGGACTTCGCGCGTGAAGTTCTCGGGGAACATCGGGCGAATCGGGCGGTCAATAATACGTGCAGAAAGCGTTTCTTCGTCAGAGGGACGACCGGCTTCGCGCTTGCTGTAGCCGCCCGGGAGGCGACCAGCGGCGTAAGCCTTTTCGCGGTATTCCACAGTGAGGGGGAAGAAGTCGCCTTCTTTTTCTTCGCCGTAGCAGACAGTAGAGAGCACGAATGCATCGCCCATCTTGGCGACTGCAGCACCGCGAGCCTGCTTGGCGATACGGCCCGTTTCAAACGTGATCACACGGCCGTCAGGGAGCGTAACAGACACTTCCTTCGGGTCGAGCATCTTGCCGTATTTTTGATGGTATGCGTCAATAGACATAAATTTCTCCAGTCTGAAGAATTAGCCGCGCAGACCGAGTTCCTTGATCAAGGCACGCTGGGCGATAATGTCCTTTTCGCCGTAGTACTTGAGGAGGTTCTTGCGCTTAGAAACCATCATGGACAGACCGCGCAGGGAGTGGAAGTCCTTCTTGTGGGTCTTAGCATGTTCGGTGAGGTTCTTGATCTTCTCGGTGAGGAGAGCGATCTGAACGCGGACGTTACCGGTGTCCTTTTCGTTTGCTCCGAACTTAGCGGTGATTTCTGCAGCCTTTTCTTTAGTGATAGTAGCCATTATAGCCATTCCTTTTTTTTGTTGTTTTTGCGGTCACCACCATGGCGACCTGTTTCATTACATGTTTTTGTCCGAGTTTCCCTGCTCTTGCACCAGTGGAATTGGCGAATCTGGTCACAGGACCCAGGCAAAAATGCAATTTGGGGGTATATATAGAAAAAGTAGGAAGTAGGAAGTAGGAAGTAGGAAGGAAATTTGGGGCAAAAATGGGGTAAAAATGGCAAAAAATTGATAAAAAGCTACTTCTAGCAAGATTTGGGCTTCTTTTCTATATTTGGGGGCCGTGGAAAGAAAAGACAATAATTACCTGTTTGATTCCGGGAATCTCTCGGAAGGGGCGCTTGCCAAGAAGCACCGCCTTGAAAACGATCCGAGTTCCCGTACTAATATAATGGATTATCTGCCCGGCATGGAAGTCATCCAGTCGGACATCGCCGACAAGGTGCTCGCAGAATCCGAAAATTTCGATTATTCCAAATACACAGGCAAGGACGTGAAGCGCGCCCTGGAACACGAACGCTGCACGCTCGAGGACTTTAAGGCGCTTCTTTCTCCGGCGGCCGCTCCGTATCTGGAACAGATGGCCGCGAAGGCGAAAATCGAGACCAGCAAGCACTTCGGCAACAACGTGTACTTCTTTACGCCGCTCTACATCGCGAACTATTGCGAAAACTACTGCGTCTACTGCGGGTTCAACTGCTACAACCATATCAAGCGCATGCAGCTCACGATGGAGCAGATCGAGCACGAGATGAAGGTGATTGCTGACAGCGGCATGGAAGAAATCTTGATTCTCACGGGCGAAAGCCGCGCCAAAAGCAGCGTGGAATACATCGGTGAAGCCTGCAAGCTGGCCCGCAAGTATTTCCGCATGGTAGGCATTGAAGTTTATCCGGTGAATACGGACGAATACCGCTACCTGCACGAATGCGGCGTGGACTACGTGACGGTTTTCCAGGAAACTTACGACAAGGTTCGTTTCGAACAACTTCACCTGCTCGGTCACAAGCGCGTATTCCCGTACCGTTTTGATTCCCAGGAACGGGCCCTGATGGCCGGCATGCGCGGGGTGGCATTTTCCGCACTCCTCGGCCTTTCGGACTTCCGCCGCGACGCGCTCGCATCGGCACTGCATGTGTATTTCTTACAAAAGAAATATCCGCATGCCGAAATGAGCTTAAGCTGTCCGAGACTGCGCCCGATTATCAATAACGACAAGATTGACCCGCTTGATGTTCATGAGAAGGAACTCTGCCAGGTGCTTTGCGCTTACCGCATCTTCTTGCCGTACGTGGGCATCACCGTTTCGAGCCGCGAAAGCAAGGAATTCCGCAACGGCATCGTGAAAATCTGTGCGACGAAAGTTTCCGCCGGCGTTTCTACGGGCATCGGCGACCACGAAAGCAAGTACAGCGGTCACGATGACGGGGAAGGTGGCGACGAACAGTTCGAAATCAACGATGGCCGTAGCTTCAACGCCATGTACAGCGACATCTCGGGCGAAGGCCTGCAGCCAGTATTGAACGATTACCTGTACGTCTAAACAGGCACCGCTCAATTAGGCGCATCTTCGTACATTTTTTCGATTTCTTCGGCGAACCGCGCTTCAGCTACGGATCGCCGGATTTTTAAGGTGGGCGTCAAAAGCCCCGATTCCACAGTCAGTTCAACGCCAATCAAAGTCCACCGGCGAATCTGTTCCCAGTGATTCAGCTTACTGTTGACGCGTTCCACATGGCGACTGATCGATTCGCGAATACGCCTTGACTTCAAGGCCTTCTCAAGATTAAAATCGTTCCCCGTACGTTTCAAAAATCGCTTGGCATTCACCGGATTCAAGAAAATCAAGGCCGAGGCGAACTTGCGGTCATTGGCAATGACCAGCGCCTGTTCAATCAGCAGGTGCCGCCCCAGTTCCAGTTCGATGGGGTTTGGACTCACGTACTTGCCCGTACTTGTCTTCAGCAGTTCCTTGAGGCGGCCGGTCAGGTAAAGGAATCCGTCGCGGTCAAAATACCCTTGGTCGCCGGTTTTAAAGAATCCGTCTTCCGTAAAGATTTCCGCATTCAAGTCGGGCCTGTTGCGATACCCCTTGAAAACGCTGTCGCCCTTGACGAGCACTTCGCTGTGATCCCCGATTTTTACTTGCAGGTGGGTCAGCGGCTGACCGACGCTTCCTGGCCTAGCAGAACCGGGCCTGTTCACGCTGACCACTGGCGAACATTCCGTAAGACCATAGCCCTCGCAGACATCAAAGCCCACGTTCAAGAGGAACCGGCAAATCGTCTTGTTCAAGGCTCCCCCGCCCGAAATCACCAGGCGGAACCGCCCGCCCATGGCTTCGCGCATTTTGCTGTAAACCAGTTTGTCGTAAATTTTGCAAAGCACCCCGCGACGTTCCAGAGGGTTGCGCCTCTTGGCCAAGGCGATGGCATGATCAAAGACAAGCTTCTGGATTCCGCAAATCTTTTCGCCCGCAGCCGTCATGGTTTCGTACAGACGTTCCAGGATTCTGGGTACCACCGTCATGACCGTGGGGCTGATTTCACGAATGATGTCAGCAATATGCCGCGGCGAATCCGCAAAGTAAACCTTGGTACCGCTAAGGGTGTAAAAGTAGACCGACATACGTTCAAAGGCATGCGCCACCGGCAAAACCACGAGGCATACATCGGTCGAAACGTTCAGCCGCAAAAAATCTCGCTTGATCACCTGGATCTGCGAAAGCATGTTGCGGTGCGTCAGCTCGACGCCCTTGGGCACACCGGTAGAACCGCTGGTATAAATAATGGAGAACACATCGTCGGGGTTCAGGGAATGCATCTGCTGGTTCAGCCACAGCGAAGATTCCGGCAGCTTGGACAACTCCACACCTTCTTTCACCAAGTCGTCCCAGTACACACCGTTAGGCGGCAACTCCGAATTGCGGTCGAGGCAAATCACCGCCTTGAAGTTTGGCATCAAGGCACCGATAGACGGCGACAAGTCCGACAGCTTGTTCAGGAGCAACACCTGTACCGAGGCGTCATCGCACTGGTATTTGAAATTTTCAGCCGAAATATTCGGGAAAAGGGGAACCACGCGGGCCTGGTTCAGCTGGGTCGCCACATCGGCCATGATCCATTCGGGGCAGCTATTGACCACGACACCAATACTCTTGCCTGCGTTAAGGCCACGTGCCCTAAAGGCAAGAGCCAGGCACTGGGTTTCTTGGCGCAGTCTCGTTCCCGAAAAATGGACCCAGCCTTCGGGAGTACGGTGGAACCAGCCTGCGAAGTTTTCACGATCGCAGTTTGCGAAAAACGCATGCGCAAGCGATGTATACTGCAGCGGTTCCATACAAAACACCCTTCCTACTAGGGATAAAATACATTTATTACACGGTTTTTTTCTGTTAATTTTATCACAAATCCGTTTTTTTTCTTTATATTTGTACCATAGGGTTAGTTTATCTGTTTGAATCAAAGGAATATGAAATGTTCAAAAAGATTCTTGATAAATACAACGGCATAAAACTGAACTACCGTATTGCAATTGCCATCGTACTCGGCACACTCCTTGGCATATTTCTCCCCGGACAACGTTGGATCGGCGAACTAGGCGTCCTATTCGTCGGTGCCATGAAAGGCATCGCCCCCATCCTGGTGTTTGTCTTGATCGTGAACTCCCTTTCTACAGGCAAGACTTCGCTTGACCGACGGTTCGGAAAAGTATTCGCCTTTTACATGGCAAGCACCATTCTTGCATCGGTCATCGCCGTGGCAGCAAGTTTCCTGTTCCCGCAGAACCTGCAGCTGGCCCAGAGTGCAACCACCACCGCCATACTGCCCAAGGGCATCGGCGAAATCTTGAACAACTTGCTTATCCGCGCCGTTTCGAATCCCTTCGAAGCCATAACCGAAGCGAACTACATCGGCATTCTCGTATGGGCAATCATATTCGGTATCGCCATCAAGCTGCACGCCAGCGATTCCACCAAGGAACTCCTGCAAGACATTACCAAGTCCATTACGGCGATTGTCCACTGGCTGATCAACTTCGCCCCCTTCGGTATCTTGGGTCTGATCCATTCGTCCATCGCCACTAACGGCATCGGCATTTTCAAGACCTACGGCATGCTCGTGGCAGTCCTTGCAGGCGCCATGATATTCACCACATTCATTATCGCCCCGCTGGTAGTAAGTTTCGCTATCAAGCAGGATCCTTACCCGCTGGTCATTTATTGTCTCAAGCAAAGCGCTATTACGGCACTCTTTACCAGAAGCTCTGCCGCAAACATTCCCGTGAACATGGACGCCTGCGAAAAGCTCAAGCTCGACCGCGAATTCTATTCCGTCTCGATTCCGCTGGGTGCAACCATCAACATGAACGGCGCTGCCATTACGATTGCCGTGATGACTCTTGCCGCCGCCCACACGCTCGGCATTTCGGTAGAT
Protein-coding regions in this window:
- a CDS encoding HD domain-containing phosphohydrolase, whose amino-acid sequence is MVLLFLAALTVVAAFNFFLHYHVNPRQNGPYALLFFFSFVACLGHLFLALSTNLDQAIISNKVIYLGSIFLPVLTFNACLSICKIKCPTWSHDFLMLLAFIVLAMSFTVGHNGLYYKSIKYIQTYGVGNFTAEYGIGHDIFNCSMVGFVIINVSLIVYAFIKKKNVSFKSLVALSAIEAVSILSFFISRFVESDTLVMPAVYVFDQFALLYICYRVKRYDVEQIVSQVLETQNVDSYVLIDSDNSFLGSNALGYETFPNLKNCRIDHTTPDNHELNHLLLSWIKEEAEGKVTAEKNFEQDGKYYKIKLRQLPLSGSEKINMFKIEDETSIHNYINMLGTNNVRLELMLKENDSQIRSIQEQMVVGMAHMVEKRDSNTGSHIKRTSRVVQILVDYLRKDHTLGQSEFFYDCLVSAAPMHDIGKIAIDDRILRKPGRFTPQEYEEMKEHPEKGAMIVENLLTVVESPDFVKIAKNVARYHHERYDGFGYPKKLKGTEIPFEARVMAIADVYDALVSKRCYKAEMSFEEAYNIIIDGMGTQFDPSLKDCFIACRKKLEEYYSNLSEDEA
- the pnp gene encoding polyribonucleotide nucleotidyltransferase, producing the protein MLDPKEVSVTLPDGRVITFETGRIAKQARGAAVAKMGDAFVLSTVCYGEEKEGDFFPLTVEYREKAYAAGRLPGGYSKREAGRPSDEETLSARIIDRPIRPMFPENFTREVQVIVQVLSADRKFAPDVLGVSAASLSIGLSELPFEQQVAAVRVAVVDGQNIVMPTYEQMACADLDLVVAGTEDSVCMVEGGAYEVSEDTMINAILAGHEAIKLMCKAQQELVDRCAKPKMELKPQHVGEAHEKLLATVKEVVWDELNKDVHSNMVKTDFYPAMADLCAKMLEDERILAIIGKDEEQDPALVADAKAIFSDYERTAMREMILNEDVRLDGRTTTEVRPIEIELGVLPSAHGSAIFQRGETQGLVVCTLGSKADEQRYESLQGEGSKSYMLHYNFPPYCVGECKRLGMSRREIGHGHLAERSLAAVLPLPEDFPYTIRVVSEIQESNGSSSMASVCGGCLSLMDAGVPIKAPVAGVAMGLISEKGSVKEGGKIKILTDITGTEDHLGDMDFKVTGTAEGITAFQMDIKIRGITPELMREALEQARQGRLHILGKMAELGLAAPRPKVSEKAPTMIKMRIPTNKIRDVIGSGGSVIKGMQSQTGCTINIDDDGNIDIAAPSGKAAAVCRRMIEELTAEPEPGRKYKGKVKTIQPFGAFVEILPGRDGLVHISELADHRVDKVEDVVHVGDEVEVLCLGVDPKGKVKLSMKALLPPKPAAEAPAAEAPAAEAPAAPEAPAEA
- a CDS encoding long-chain fatty acid--CoA ligase — its product is MEPLQYTSLAHAFFANCDRENFAGWFHRTPEGWVHFSGTRLRQETQCLALAFRARGLNAGKSIGVVVNSCPEWIMADVATQLNQARVVPLFPNISAENFKYQCDDASVQVLLLNKLSDLSPSIGALMPNFKAVICLDRNSELPPNGVYWDDLVKEGVELSKLPESSLWLNQQMHSLNPDDVFSIIYTSGSTGVPKGVELTHRNMLSQIQVIKRDFLRLNVSTDVCLVVLPVAHAFERMSVYFYTLSGTKVYFADSPRHIADIIREISPTVMTVVPRILERLYETMTAAGEKICGIQKLVFDHAIALAKRRNPLERRGVLCKIYDKLVYSKMREAMGGRFRLVISGGGALNKTICRFLLNVGFDVCEGYGLTECSPVVSVNRPGSARPGSVGQPLTHLQVKIGDHSEVLVKGDSVFKGYRNRPDLNAEIFTEDGFFKTGDQGYFDRDGFLYLTGRLKELLKTSTGKYVSPNPIELELGRHLLIEQALVIANDRKFASALIFLNPVNAKRFLKRTGNDFNLEKALKSRRIRESISRHVERVNSKLNHWEQIRRWTLIGVELTVESGLLTPTLKIRRSVAEARFAEEIEKMYEDAPN
- a CDS encoding phosphoglycerate dehydrogenase, giving the protein MATIKTMNNISKKGLSLFGSFYQVSDSVENPDAILVRSAQVDTDNFDGLLAVARAGAGVNNITIDKASAKGICVFNTPGANANAVAELVMTVLGMAVRNVDKAAAWVKGLDVNDPDLAKTVESGKKKFAGMELAGKTLGVIGLGKIGVLVANYARWKNMRVIAYEPYPNAANMHELSNKVEIADLDTVIANSDFLTVHVPFIKGVTENLLNRKNLAGFKGSYIMNFARGGIVEMAPVNEMLASGSLQGYLCDFPDADLIKNDKVTCFPHLGASTEEAEENCAVMAVEELKDYIEYGCVRNSVNFPALVDHPHSGVKSRVVVINQDVPNMISEITKVFGAEGINIASFSNKSNGKIGYNLVDVESKVDDSIVEKLSKLDKVIKVRVIHF
- the ispG gene encoding (E)-4-hydroxy-3-methylbut-2-enyl-diphosphate synthase, whose protein sequence is MTKFSEFPYVADRFNAVRRETVQVRVGEALIGGNAPILVQSMTTTKPKDVEKTVAETLALAKVGCGLVRITAPTFADAAALEEVMKQVRAAGCTVPVSADIHFQPKAAFEALKWVEKVRINPGNFVDTGILTLDQQTDKSFEEGKEKVAEAFTPFVQEAKRLGRAIRIGVNHGSLSARMIYRYGDTVEGMVESAMEYLAVCEAEHFDQVVLSLKSSNPRVAIAAYRMLAARIKQEGFKPYPFHVGVTEAGAGADGRLKSAAGIGALLLDGLADTIRVSLTEDPVAEVPVAQELIKACALPAAPTAYNVPQLEKDPYHYERRETEVVKVSGVEIGGSNPVKVGVKADAIALTGERRNAEFALPSLDAAPVVQFKDAMDIAGFAANPASVPAGSVFCYTGAEMVSGVRALVAALEAAGRKDPILLYAKINDNERETLRVSADIGSLVTDGLGDAVVIDGYKGAKESVLLAFDILQAAYCRRSKTNFISCPSCGRTLYDIQQVMGKIKARFGHLSDISIGIMGCIVNGPGEMADADFGYVGGGPGRITLFEGKTAVKKNIPEEDAIEELVNLIKERGRWQEP
- the thiH gene encoding 2-iminoacetate synthase ThiH, giving the protein MERKDNNYLFDSGNLSEGALAKKHRLENDPSSRTNIMDYLPGMEVIQSDIADKVLAESENFDYSKYTGKDVKRALEHERCTLEDFKALLSPAAAPYLEQMAAKAKIETSKHFGNNVYFFTPLYIANYCENYCVYCGFNCYNHIKRMQLTMEQIEHEMKVIADSGMEEILILTGESRAKSSVEYIGEACKLARKYFRMVGIEVYPVNTDEYRYLHECGVDYVTVFQETYDKVRFEQLHLLGHKRVFPYRFDSQERALMAGMRGVAFSALLGLSDFRRDALASALHVYFLQKKYPHAEMSLSCPRLRPIINNDKIDPLDVHEKELCQVLCAYRIFLPYVGITVSSRESKEFRNGIVKICATKVSAGVSTGIGDHESKYSGHDDGEGGDEQFEINDGRSFNAMYSDISGEGLQPVLNDYLYV
- the rpsO gene encoding 30S ribosomal protein S15 encodes the protein MATITKEKAAEITAKFGANEKDTGNVRVQIALLTEKIKNLTEHAKTHKKDFHSLRGLSMMVSKRKNLLKYYGEKDIIAQRALIKELGLRG